CCCTCCTAAAAATAATTAAATGCCTTATAGGCATTTTATATAAAATGCAAATTTTAAGCATTTTTCGATAAATAAATTTCGTATTCGTTCCAGATATTTTCTAACTTTTCAAACGTATCTGTTATTTTATCTTTTTCTCTTATGCCGACAGAAACAATAAGTGCATTTATTAAGCTTAATGGAGCTACTAACGAATCAACAAAAGATGCCATATTGCTTTTTGCTAATAATATTTCATCTGCAATTTCTGTAAGCGGAGATATAAGGCTGTCAGTTATCACAACTATTTTAGCATTCTGTGATTTAGCATATTTCAATACTTCCAGCGTTCTCTTTGAATATCTAGGAAAGCCTATTCCAATTACCAAATCATCAGAATCTACGCGAAGCATTTGCTCAAAAACGTCAGATATTCCTGGTTTTACTAATATCACATTTTCAAGTATCAAATTTAAATAAAACCCTAAATATTCAGCTATCGCAGTCGAACTTCTAAATCCAATAATATATATCTTTTTTGCTTTAAAAATATTATCAACAACTTCTTTAAATGAATTTTTATCTATTTCTTCTTTTGTCTCCTTGATATTTTCAATATCGGACTTTAGCACATTATTTAAAATAGAAATTTCGTCAGTTTCATCTGTCATCTCAAGTCTTTGAACAGTAGTCAATTTATTTTTTATTAATTCTTGCAAAGCACTTTGTAACTCAGGATAGCCGTCATACCCCAAAGTATTTGCAAATCTTACAACAGTAGATTCACTGATATTAATACTACTACCCAACTTTGCTGCTGTCATAAAAGCAGCTTTATCATAATGATTTATTATGTATTCTGCTATAATTTTTTGGCTTTTGCTTAATTGAGTATAGTTATTTTGTATTCTTTTTATTATATCTTCATTTTTATCCATCGTTTATGTCCTTTCTATTACTAGTTTAATCATTTTTCTATTTATATAAAATATTCTATATGCAATTAAAAAATCCTGCAATCGATGAATAAAAAAATGCCAATGATATTTTTGGTAAATTTCTTGCATCAAAATATTAAATTTGTATATCCCAGCTTTTTAAAGTATCAATTAGGCTATACATTGTCAAATCAAACTGTATTGGAGTAATAGAAATAAAACCATTTTTCACAGCTACTATATCACTATCTTCTTCGTTAATATTTTCCAAAACTTTTCCAGCAAGCCAGTAATACTCTCTTCCATGAGGATCTATTCTTCTTGTAAAATTCTCAATATAATTTCTATATCCCAATTTTGTGATTTTGACGCCACTATAATTATCACTTATATTTGGTATATTGACATTTAATAGGGAATTTTTTGGTAAACCATTTTTAGCAACGCTTTTAATGAGTTTTTTTATAAATAATAGGGCTTTATCTGTTATATCTGAACCTGCTTCTAAAGATATTGCAATAGAAGAAAAGCCATTTATTGAACCTTCCATTGCAGCTGATACTGTTCCAGAATATAATATATCCGTACCTAAGTTAAAGCCATCATTTATGCCAGAC
The nucleotide sequence above comes from Thermoanaerobacterium sp. CMT5567-10. Encoded proteins:
- a CDS encoding MurR/RpiR family transcriptional regulator, whose product is MDKNEDIIKRIQNNYTQLSKSQKIIAEYIINHYDKAAFMTAAKLGSSINISESTVVRFANTLGYDGYPELQSALQELIKNKLTTVQRLEMTDETDEISILNNVLKSDIENIKETKEEIDKNSFKEVVDNIFKAKKIYIIGFRSSTAIAEYLGFYLNLILENVILVKPGISDVFEQMLRVDSDDLVIGIGFPRYSKRTLEVLKYAKSQNAKIVVITDSLISPLTEIADEILLAKSNMASFVDSLVAPLSLINALIVSVGIREKDKITDTFEKLENIWNEYEIYLSKNA
- the surE gene encoding 5'/3'-nucleotidase SurE, which translates into the protein MNVLLTNDDGVLSPGINKLADILKGSYNVVVVAPDRERSAVGHAITMHKPLRIKKIKDEENLKIFHANGTPSDCVKLGIDIIMKDKPDIIVSGINDGFNLGTDILYSGTVSAAMEGSINGFSSIAISLEAGSDITDKALLFIKKLIKSVAKNGLPKNSLLNVNIPNISDNYSGVKITKLGYRNYIENFTRRIDPHGREYYWLAGKVLENINEEDSDIVAVKNGFISITPIQFDLTMYSLIDTLKSWDIQI